The Nitrospira tepida genome includes a window with the following:
- a CDS encoding isochorismatase family protein, which yields MIALTAGDALLIADIQNDFLPGGALGITGGDRILPALHRYMERFQAKGLPIWLSRDWHPSDHCSFKERGGPWPVHCVADTAGALPPPSFHPPSQAFTIYKATARDREAYSAFQETSLDRELRAQGVRRLFIGGLATDYCVLNSVKDGLRLGYTVHLLMDGICAVNASPTDGKQAEDEMIRLGARPTRLEDLAS from the coding sequence ATGATTGCGCTCACCGCCGGCGATGCCCTGCTCATCGCCGACATTCAGAACGATTTTCTGCCGGGCGGCGCACTTGGGATCACAGGCGGCGACCGGATCCTGCCGGCGCTGCACCGCTACATGGAACGGTTCCAGGCCAAAGGCTTGCCGATCTGGCTCTCCCGGGACTGGCACCCTTCTGACCACTGTTCCTTCAAGGAGCGGGGCGGCCCCTGGCCGGTCCATTGCGTAGCCGACACAGCCGGAGCGTTGCCGCCCCCGTCGTTTCACCCTCCTTCACAGGCCTTCACTATCTACAAGGCAACCGCGCGCGATCGCGAAGCCTATTCGGCGTTTCAAGAGACCTCGCTCGACCGGGAGCTGCGCGCGCAGGGCGTGCGGCGACTCTTCATCGGCGGGCTCGCCACCGACTACTGCGTCCTCAACAGCGTGAAGGACGGATTGAGGCTCGGCTACACCGTCCACCTGCTCATGGACGGGATCTGTGCGGTCAATGCCAGCCCAACCGATGGAAAGCAGGCAGAGGATGAGATGATCCGACTGGGCGCCCGTCCGACCAGACTCGAGGACCTGGCATCATGA
- a CDS encoding adenosine-specific kinase: protein MILQSIPIDRPEGTNVILGQAHFIKSVEDLHEALVNAVPRIAFGLAFCEASGPCLVRTSGTDEALVESAGRNAIAIGAGHSFLILLKDCYPINVLPAIRQVPETCTVFCATANPVQVIVAETELGRAILGVVDGQGPKGIEGPEDVLKRRAFLRTIGYKF, encoded by the coding sequence ATTATCCTCCAATCGATCCCCATTGACCGCCCGGAGGGAACCAACGTCATCCTTGGGCAGGCCCATTTCATCAAGTCGGTCGAGGACCTGCACGAGGCGCTGGTCAATGCCGTGCCCCGGATTGCCTTCGGCCTGGCGTTCTGCGAAGCTTCAGGTCCCTGTCTGGTGCGGACGAGCGGGACCGACGAGGCGCTGGTGGAATCGGCCGGGCGCAATGCGATCGCGATCGGAGCGGGGCACTCGTTTCTCATCCTGTTGAAGGACTGCTATCCGATCAACGTCCTCCCGGCCATCCGGCAGGTTCCGGAGACCTGCACGGTCTTCTGCGCCACAGCCAACCCGGTGCAGGTCATCGTGGCGGAAACGGAGCTTGGCCGCGCGATTCTCGGCGTGGTGGACGGGCAGGGACCGAAGGGGATCGAAGGACCGGAGGATGTCCTCAAGCGGCGGGCGTTCCTTCGCACGATCGGCTATAAATTTTGA
- a CDS encoding FmdB family zinc ribbon protein, which yields MPMYDYKCLDCGKESLIALTLKDHEAKNATCPHCGSKRLEQIITSFMAKTTKKS from the coding sequence ATGCCGATGTACGATTACAAATGCCTGGATTGTGGAAAGGAATCGCTGATCGCCTTGACCCTGAAGGATCATGAGGCGAAGAACGCGACCTGCCCCCATTGCGGGAGCAAGCGCCTGGAGCAGATCATCACCTCCTTCATGGCCAAGACGACGAAGAAGAGCTGA